A region from the Streptosporangium sp. NBC_01756 genome encodes:
- a CDS encoding aminoglycoside phosphotransferase family protein → MLDLRVDPVAEARLVNRFGPEVRPWLTALPALAERLAVRWDLEIVEAVSRGGTSRVFRVRRADGGGAFLKLTPEPAICAAEALALNAWADTPQVVDLVAADVAAGALLLDAVEPGTTADRPGGRPSPQEVSGLLKSLRVTEVPDSLPPLRERVAFLFELTRRRLQPGTLEDDVLDRSLAAALALAEDGPVGLVHGDLHPGNVLDGGPRGPVVIDPRPSVGDPTFDAVDWVLPADDLDRLRENIAQLDVDHGRLMLWCRAIAILLAVPRLSHGPHDAETAFLLRLATA, encoded by the coding sequence ATGCTCGATCTCCGCGTTGATCCCGTCGCCGAAGCCCGTCTGGTCAACCGTTTCGGTCCCGAGGTCCGCCCCTGGCTGACCGCGCTGCCCGCCCTCGCCGAGCGGCTGGCCGTACGGTGGGACCTGGAGATCGTCGAGGCCGTCTCCCGGGGCGGCACCTCACGGGTCTTCCGGGTACGGCGGGCGGACGGCGGCGGAGCCTTCCTGAAACTCACCCCGGAGCCGGCGATCTGCGCGGCCGAGGCTCTCGCCCTGAACGCCTGGGCGGACACCCCGCAGGTCGTCGACCTGGTCGCGGCGGACGTGGCGGCCGGAGCGCTGCTCCTGGATGCCGTGGAGCCCGGCACGACGGCCGACCGCCCCGGCGGGAGGCCCTCTCCGCAGGAGGTCTCCGGGCTGCTGAAGTCGCTTCGAGTCACCGAGGTTCCTGACAGCCTGCCCCCGCTGCGCGAGCGGGTCGCGTTCCTCTTCGAGTTGACCCGCAGGCGCCTGCAGCCGGGCACCCTTGAAGATGACGTGCTCGACCGTTCGCTGGCCGCCGCGCTCGCCCTGGCGGAGGACGGCCCGGTCGGCCTGGTCCACGGCGACTTGCACCCCGGCAACGTCCTCGACGGCGGGCCCCGAGGACCGGTGGTCATCGACCCCCGGCCCAGTGTCGGCGACCCCACCTTCGACGCCGTCGACTGGGTCCTCCCCGCCGACGACCTCGACCGACTCCGGGAGAACATCGCCCAACTCGATGTGGATCACGGGCGCCTGATGCTCTGGTGCCGGGCCATCGCGATCCTCCTCGCGGTCCCCCGTCTCAGCCACGGTC
- a CDS encoding ABC transporter ATP-binding protein produces MAETASWRLLFASVLPHRRALFLGGALSLVGSLAGLAMPLLAKTVIDAFGEQRSLVGPVLGLTAAVLMGAGVGALGRYVLERMGEGVVFAARRSLVDRMLRLRVSEVDRLKPGDLLSRVTSDTTLLRAVFTDGVVEMVSSAFMLVGAVVMMALMDWLLLLITLVVLVVVGSLVGLVMPRIRRASTQAQIAVGEMGAVLDRVLQAFRTVKASGAEDREIATVAEAAREARDRGIAVAWWTSIAGISAWVSAQLAFVAVLGVGGARVASGALTVSSLIAFLLYLFYLVAPIGQLIQGVTQIQNGLAAVKRIREIEELPAEEAEKAAGMVGAAPAGVSFEGVAFRYGDDRPVVHHDVSFTVPAGGMTALVGPSGAGKSTVFALLERFYEQQAGTITVDGRDIRQWPLGELRASLGYVEQDAPVLDGSLRENLVFAAPGVGEPDIRRVLALTRLEDLVARLPEGLETKVGHRGIMLSGGERQRVAIARALLRRPRLLLLDEATSQLDAVNELRLREVIAEVARETTVLVIAHRLSTVTSADRIVVMEAGRVRAVGTHGELLDADDLYRELAATQFLLRT; encoded by the coding sequence TTGGCCGAGACCGCCTCCTGGCGACTCCTGTTCGCCTCCGTCCTCCCGCACCGGCGGGCACTGTTCCTCGGCGGGGCGCTCAGCCTCGTCGGCTCGCTGGCCGGGCTGGCCATGCCGCTGCTGGCCAAGACGGTCATCGACGCCTTCGGCGAGCAGCGCTCCCTGGTCGGGCCGGTGCTCGGCCTGACGGCTGCCGTGCTGATGGGGGCCGGGGTCGGCGCGCTCGGCAGATACGTGCTGGAACGCATGGGAGAGGGCGTCGTGTTCGCCGCCCGGCGCAGCCTGGTGGACCGGATGCTGCGGTTGAGAGTGTCGGAGGTGGACCGGCTCAAGCCGGGCGACCTGCTGTCGCGGGTGACCTCCGACACCACCCTGCTCCGGGCGGTGTTCACCGACGGCGTCGTCGAGATGGTCAGTTCGGCGTTCATGCTCGTGGGCGCCGTGGTGATGATGGCGCTCATGGACTGGCTGCTGCTGCTCATCACGCTGGTGGTCCTGGTCGTGGTCGGTTCGCTCGTGGGCCTGGTCATGCCGCGCATCCGCCGGGCCTCGACGCAGGCGCAGATCGCGGTGGGTGAGATGGGAGCGGTGCTCGACCGGGTGCTGCAGGCCTTCCGCACCGTCAAGGCCAGCGGCGCCGAGGACCGCGAGATCGCCACGGTGGCCGAAGCGGCCCGCGAGGCGCGGGACAGGGGCATCGCGGTCGCCTGGTGGACCTCCATCGCGGGCATCTCGGCATGGGTGTCCGCGCAGCTCGCCTTCGTCGCGGTCCTGGGCGTGGGCGGCGCACGGGTCGCCTCCGGCGCGCTGACGGTCTCCTCGCTGATCGCCTTCCTGCTCTACCTGTTCTACCTGGTCGCCCCGATCGGCCAGCTGATCCAGGGCGTCACCCAGATACAGAACGGCCTGGCGGCGGTGAAGCGGATCCGCGAGATCGAGGAGCTCCCGGCCGAGGAGGCCGAGAAGGCGGCCGGCATGGTCGGTGCGGCTCCCGCGGGGGTGAGCTTCGAGGGTGTCGCGTTCCGCTACGGCGACGACCGGCCGGTGGTCCACCACGACGTCTCCTTCACGGTCCCGGCGGGCGGCATGACCGCGCTCGTCGGTCCGTCGGGGGCGGGCAAGTCCACGGTGTTCGCCCTGCTCGAACGGTTCTACGAGCAGCAGGCCGGGACGATCACGGTCGACGGCCGTGACATCAGGCAGTGGCCGCTGGGCGAGCTGCGCGCCTCCCTCGGCTACGTCGAGCAGGACGCGCCGGTGCTGGACGGCTCGCTCCGGGAGAACCTCGTCTTCGCCGCGCCGGGTGTGGGCGAGCCCGACATCCGCAGGGTGCTCGCGCTGACCCGGCTGGAGGATCTAGTCGCCCGGCTCCCCGAAGGGCTGGAGACCAAGGTCGGCCATCGCGGGATCATGCTCTCCGGCGGAGAGCGCCAGCGGGTCGCCATCGCGCGCGCCCTGCTGCGGCGGCCCCGGCTGCTCCTGCTCGACGAGGCCACCTCCCAGCTCGACGCGGTCAACGAACTGAGACTCCGCGAGGTGATCGCCGAGGTGGCCAGGGAGACGACCGTGCTGGTGATCGCCCATCGCCTGTCCACGGTGACCAGCGCCGACCGGATCGTGGTGATGGAGGCGGGCCGGGTACGGGCCGTGGGCACCCACGGTGAGCTGCTCGACGCCGACGACCTCTACCGCGAGCTCGCCGCCACCCAGTTCCTGTTGCGGACGTAG
- the hutU gene encoding urocanate hydratase — protein MTGSRIVRAPRGTTLTAKGWPQEAALRMIQNNLDPEVAEHPEQLVVYGGSGKAARDWRSFDAITRTLTTLEGDETLLVQSGRPVGVFRTHEWAPRVLIANSNLVPDWANWEEFRRLEAAGLTMYGQMTAGSWIYIGTQGILQGTYETFAAVAAKRFGGTLAGTITLTAGLGGMGGAQPLAVTMNDGVAICVDCDPRSIERRIEHHYLDVRADSLDEALRLAYQARDQRRPLSIGVEANAAEAVPELLRRGAEIDIVTDQTSAHDPLMYLPTGVAFEDMAAEREKDPVGFTRKAREAMARHVEAMVGFQDAGAEVFDYGNSIRGEAQLAGYTRAFDFPGFVPAYIRPLFCEGRGPFRWAALSGSARDIAKTDQAILELFPDNEPLARWIRMAQERVHFQGLPARICWLGYGERHLAGERFNDMVASGEIEAPLVIGRDHLDCGSVASPYRETEGMADGSDAIADWPLLNAMLNVASGAAWVSIHHGGGVGIGRSIHAGQVTVADGTRLGGEKLTRVLTNDPGTGVIRHVDAGYDEAVTVAEERGVRVPMRES, from the coding sequence ATGACCGGCAGCCGGATCGTGCGCGCACCACGCGGCACCACGCTCACCGCCAAGGGGTGGCCGCAGGAGGCGGCACTCCGCATGATCCAGAACAATCTGGACCCCGAGGTGGCCGAGCATCCTGAGCAGCTCGTCGTCTACGGCGGTTCGGGCAAGGCCGCCCGTGACTGGCGTTCCTTCGACGCGATCACCCGCACCCTGACCACACTGGAAGGCGACGAGACGCTGCTGGTGCAGTCCGGCCGCCCTGTCGGAGTGTTCCGCACGCACGAGTGGGCCCCCCGGGTCCTCATCGCCAACTCCAACCTCGTGCCCGACTGGGCCAACTGGGAGGAGTTCCGCCGCCTGGAGGCCGCGGGCCTGACCATGTACGGGCAGATGACCGCCGGTTCCTGGATCTACATCGGCACCCAGGGCATCCTCCAGGGGACCTACGAGACCTTCGCGGCCGTCGCCGCCAAACGGTTCGGCGGCACGCTGGCCGGGACGATCACTCTCACCGCCGGGCTCGGCGGTATGGGCGGCGCCCAGCCGCTCGCCGTGACCATGAACGACGGGGTGGCGATCTGCGTCGACTGCGACCCCCGGTCCATCGAACGGCGGATCGAGCACCACTACCTGGACGTGCGGGCCGACAGCCTCGACGAGGCGCTGCGCCTGGCCTACCAGGCCCGGGACCAGCGCAGGCCGCTGAGCATCGGGGTCGAGGCCAACGCGGCCGAGGCCGTGCCCGAGCTGCTCCGCCGGGGCGCGGAGATCGACATCGTCACCGACCAGACCTCCGCGCACGACCCGCTGATGTACCTGCCGACCGGCGTGGCCTTCGAGGACATGGCCGCCGAGCGGGAGAAGGACCCGGTCGGCTTCACCCGGAAGGCGCGCGAGGCCATGGCCAGGCATGTCGAGGCCATGGTCGGGTTCCAGGACGCGGGCGCCGAGGTCTTCGACTACGGAAACTCCATCCGGGGCGAGGCGCAGCTCGCCGGCTACACCCGAGCCTTCGACTTCCCCGGCTTCGTGCCCGCCTACATCCGGCCGCTGTTCTGCGAGGGCAGGGGACCGTTCCGCTGGGCGGCGCTGTCCGGGTCCGCCCGCGACATCGCCAAGACCGACCAGGCCATCCTTGAGCTGTTCCCGGACAACGAGCCGCTGGCCCGCTGGATCCGGATGGCCCAGGAGCGGGTCCATTTCCAGGGCCTGCCCGCGCGGATCTGCTGGCTCGGGTACGGCGAGCGCCATCTGGCCGGTGAGCGGTTCAACGACATGGTGGCCTCCGGCGAGATCGAGGCCCCCCTGGTGATCGGCCGGGACCACCTCGACTGCGGCTCGGTCGCCTCGCCGTACCGGGAGACCGAGGGCATGGCCGACGGCTCCGACGCGATCGCCGACTGGCCGCTGCTGAACGCCATGCTCAACGTGGCCTCCGGCGCCGCCTGGGTCTCCATCCACCACGGCGGCGGCGTCGGCATCGGCCGCTCCATCCACGCCGGCCAGGTCACCGTCGCCGACGGGACCAGGCTCGGTGGCGAGAAGCTGACCAGGGTCCTCACCAACGACCCCGGTACGGGAGTGATCCGCCACGTCGACGCCGGCTACGACGAGGCCGTCACGGTCGCGGAGGAGCGCGGCGTCCGCGTCCCGATGCGCGAGTCCTGA
- a CDS encoding MurR/RpiR family transcriptional regulator, with the protein MGDILDQLLGDRRLSPVQRRIARYLDDHLAEAIFLSSVELADRAGVSQPSVTRFATVLGFAGYPELRQALRPFVLGERNPSRANDLQTAIDGEIENLRNVRDRLADPSSVTELATRLAGCEPLPVLGLRVSSGLATTFAYFARRIHPDVRLLTHGGSELADGLHAARRAGAAWLVAVILPRYPAEAVAALESARELGLRTAVITDRPDVPFEADVILDAPVGERLVFDSHAAPLALAMVLVEAMADAAPLRTQARLEEYERMTDRAGVFVDQPGRLRT; encoded by the coding sequence GTGGGTGACATACTCGATCAGCTTCTCGGGGATCGCCGGCTGTCGCCTGTGCAGCGGAGGATCGCGCGCTACCTCGACGACCATCTGGCCGAGGCCATCTTCCTGTCCAGCGTGGAGCTTGCCGACCGGGCCGGGGTGAGCCAGCCGTCGGTGACCAGGTTCGCGACGGTGCTCGGGTTCGCGGGCTATCCCGAGCTGCGGCAGGCGTTGCGGCCCTTCGTGCTGGGCGAGCGGAACCCGTCACGGGCCAACGACCTGCAGACCGCGATCGATGGGGAGATCGAGAACCTGAGGAACGTCCGGGACCGGCTGGCCGACCCGTCGTCCGTCACCGAGCTGGCCACCCGGCTGGCCGGGTGCGAGCCGCTGCCGGTGCTCGGGCTGCGGGTCTCCAGCGGGCTGGCCACCACGTTCGCCTACTTCGCCCGCCGGATCCACCCCGACGTCCGCCTGCTGACCCACGGCGGCTCGGAGTTGGCCGACGGCCTGCACGCGGCGCGGCGGGCGGGGGCGGCCTGGCTGGTCGCGGTGATCCTGCCCCGCTACCCGGCCGAGGCGGTGGCGGCCCTGGAGAGCGCCCGCGAGCTGGGCCTGCGGACAGCGGTGATCACCGACCGGCCGGACGTGCCGTTCGAGGCCGACGTGATCCTGGACGCCCCGGTCGGTGAGCGGCTGGTGTTCGACTCGCACGCGGCGCCGCTCGCCCTGGCCATGGTGCTGGTGGAGGCCATGGCGGACGCGGCGCCGCTGCGGACGCAGGCCCGGCTGGAGGAGTACGAACGGATGACCGACCGGGCCGGGGTCTTCGTCGACCAGCCGGGCCGGCTCCGAACCTGA
- a CDS encoding SDR family oxidoreductase, whose protein sequence is MSERPTALVTGASRGVGAAIAHALAPTHDLLLGGRDTEALAKVCAGLPDARPWPVELTAVTEADVAGIDRLDVLVHSAGVVTLGRIAETPAEVWRRTMEVNVVAVAELTRLLLPALRAVHGQVALVNSGAGQRANPAWGSYAASKFALRAFADALRLEEPDLRVTTVYPGRVDTDMQRSVREQESGTYEPERYLAPESVARAVVAAVTASPDAHVTDITVRPTAGPVR, encoded by the coding sequence ATGTCCGAACGCCCGACCGCACTGGTCACCGGAGCCTCCCGAGGGGTCGGCGCCGCCATCGCGCACGCCCTCGCCCCCACCCACGACCTGCTGCTCGGCGGGCGGGACACCGAGGCGCTGGCCAAGGTCTGCGCCGGGCTGCCGGACGCGCGGCCCTGGCCGGTGGAGCTCACCGCCGTCACCGAGGCCGATGTCGCCGGAATCGACCGGCTCGACGTGCTGGTGCACAGCGCCGGGGTGGTGACCCTGGGGCGGATCGCCGAGACCCCCGCCGAGGTCTGGCGGCGGACGATGGAGGTCAACGTGGTCGCGGTGGCCGAGCTGACCCGGCTGCTGCTGCCCGCGCTGCGCGCGGTCCACGGCCAGGTGGCGCTGGTCAACTCGGGGGCGGGACAGCGGGCCAACCCGGCCTGGGGATCCTACGCGGCCAGCAAGTTCGCGCTGCGCGCCTTCGCCGACGCGCTCCGGCTGGAGGAGCCCGACCTCCGGGTGACCACGGTCTACCCGGGACGGGTGGACACCGACATGCAGCGCAGTGTGCGGGAGCAGGAGAGCGGGACCTACGAGCCGGAGAGATACCTGGCGCCGGAGTCGGTGGCCAGGGCGGTGGTCGCGGCCGTGACGGCCTCTCCCGACGCCCATGTCACCGACATCACCGTCCGCCCGACGGCTGGACCCGTGCGCTGA
- a CDS encoding allantoate amidohydrolase, which produces MFDEMWGAIAHLGRDARTRGYLRDAWSPADLELRQWFRQEAARRSLDLREDRNGNLWAWWGDPSGRPGVVTGSHLDSVRHGGAFDGPLGVVSAFAALDTLRARGFEPGRPLGVACFTDEEGARFGVPCMGSRLLTGALDADRARGLTDDDGDSMAEVLRRSGRDPGGLGRDDETLGHVGVFVELHVEQGQELVHRDAPVGVAAAIWPHGRWRFDFHGQANHAGTTRLEDRDDPMLPFARTVLHARQAAQRQGVVATFGRVRVSPNNANAIPGLVSAWLDARGGDEDAVRDLVFELTDFSGAEVSAESWTPVVDFDEALRERIVSVLGGVPVLPTGAGHDAGILASAGVPSAMVFVRNPTGISHSPDEHAEAADCHAGVAALATTLEELCRS; this is translated from the coding sequence ATGTTCGACGAGATGTGGGGTGCCATCGCGCACCTCGGACGTGACGCCCGGACCCGGGGCTACCTGCGCGACGCGTGGTCGCCCGCCGATCTGGAGCTACGGCAGTGGTTCCGGCAGGAGGCCGCACGGCGGAGCCTCGACCTGAGAGAAGACCGCAACGGGAACCTGTGGGCCTGGTGGGGTGACCCGTCGGGCCGGCCGGGGGTCGTCACGGGCAGCCACCTCGACTCGGTACGCCACGGCGGCGCCTTCGACGGTCCCCTCGGCGTCGTGTCCGCCTTCGCCGCCCTCGACACGCTGCGGGCCAGGGGCTTCGAGCCCGGCCGCCCGCTGGGAGTCGCCTGTTTCACCGACGAGGAGGGGGCCAGGTTCGGGGTCCCCTGCATGGGCTCCCGGCTGCTCACCGGCGCACTCGACGCCGACCGGGCGCGTGGCCTGACCGACGACGACGGCGACTCGATGGCCGAGGTGCTGCGCCGGTCCGGACGCGATCCGGGCGGGCTGGGCCGCGACGACGAGACGCTCGGCCACGTCGGCGTCTTCGTGGAGCTCCACGTCGAGCAGGGCCAGGAACTGGTCCACCGGGACGCGCCCGTCGGCGTGGCCGCCGCCATCTGGCCACACGGCCGCTGGCGCTTCGACTTCCACGGCCAGGCCAACCACGCGGGCACCACCCGGCTGGAGGACCGCGACGACCCGATGCTGCCCTTCGCCCGGACCGTGCTGCACGCACGCCAGGCCGCCCAGCGGCAGGGGGTGGTGGCCACCTTCGGCAGGGTCCGCGTGTCGCCCAACAACGCCAACGCCATCCCGGGGCTGGTCAGCGCCTGGCTGGACGCCCGAGGCGGTGACGAGGACGCGGTCCGCGACCTGGTCTTCGAGCTGACGGACTTCTCCGGGGCCGAGGTCAGCGCCGAGTCGTGGACCCCCGTCGTCGACTTCGACGAGGCTCTGCGGGAGCGGATCGTCTCGGTCCTGGGGGGCGTGCCCGTTCTGCCGACCGGGGCCGGCCACGACGCCGGGATCCTGGCTTCCGCGGGTGTGCCCAGCGCGATGGTGTTCGTTCGCAATCCAACGGGAATCTCACACTCCCCGGACGAACACGCCGAGGCGGCCGACTGCCACGCGGGCGTCGCCGCCCTCGCGACCACCCTGGAGGAGCTGTGCCGGAGCTGA
- a CDS encoding formimidoylglutamate deiminase, translated as MPELNYWCELAWLPPGEVVAGVLVRVEGSRIAEITPGMADPPAGAVRLDGLTVPGLANAHSHAFHRAMRGVTQREKGSFWTWREQMYGVAATLNPDSYLKLARATFAEMALAGITAVGEFHYLHHGPGGTPYDDPNVMGHALVQAARDAGLRIALLDACYLSGGFGAPLAGTQLRFGDGDADRWAVRVEALADVYRKAEDVEVGVAVHSVRAVPCEQMPTVSRFSHQHAFPMHVHVSEQRAENAACVEMYAAGPVRVLAEHDVLGPRSTAVHATHVSDSDIALLGQSGTHVCMCPTTERDLADGIGPARALSEAGSPITLGSDSHAVVDLFEEARAVELDERLATEQRGHWTAAELLQAATAAGHASLGFPDAGMLVPGAWADLVSVRLDSVRTAGASAGGAPEMVVFAATAADVHSVVSGGNRVVVDGRHALGNVGALLGEAIAEARGEKE; from the coding sequence GTGCCGGAGCTGAACTACTGGTGTGAGCTGGCCTGGCTACCGCCCGGCGAGGTCGTCGCGGGGGTGCTCGTCCGGGTCGAGGGCTCCCGGATCGCGGAGATCACTCCCGGTATGGCCGACCCGCCCGCGGGAGCCGTCCGGCTCGACGGGCTGACCGTCCCCGGCCTGGCGAACGCGCACTCCCACGCCTTCCACCGGGCCATGCGGGGGGTGACGCAGCGGGAGAAGGGCAGCTTCTGGACCTGGCGCGAGCAGATGTACGGCGTGGCCGCGACGCTGAACCCCGACTCCTACCTCAAGCTGGCCAGGGCCACGTTCGCCGAGATGGCGCTGGCCGGGATCACCGCCGTCGGGGAGTTCCACTATCTGCACCACGGGCCGGGCGGCACGCCGTACGACGACCCGAACGTCATGGGCCACGCGCTCGTCCAGGCCGCGCGGGACGCCGGTCTGCGCATAGCCCTGCTGGACGCCTGCTATCTGAGCGGCGGGTTCGGCGCCCCGCTGGCCGGCACCCAGCTCCGCTTCGGCGACGGCGACGCCGACAGGTGGGCCGTACGGGTCGAGGCCCTCGCCGACGTCTACCGGAAGGCCGAAGACGTGGAGGTCGGGGTGGCCGTCCATTCGGTCCGCGCGGTCCCCTGCGAGCAGATGCCGACCGTCAGCAGGTTCTCCCACCAGCACGCGTTCCCGATGCACGTCCACGTGTCGGAGCAGCGCGCGGAGAACGCCGCCTGCGTGGAGATGTACGCCGCCGGCCCGGTCCGGGTGCTGGCCGAGCACGACGTGCTCGGCCCCCGCTCCACGGCGGTGCACGCGACGCACGTGTCCGACTCCGACATCGCGCTGCTCGGCCAGTCGGGCACCCACGTCTGCATGTGCCCGACGACCGAACGCGACCTGGCCGACGGCATCGGCCCGGCCAGGGCGCTGTCCGAGGCGGGCTCGCCGATCACCCTCGGTTCGGACAGCCACGCGGTCGTCGACCTGTTCGAGGAGGCCCGCGCGGTCGAGCTGGACGAGCGGCTGGCCACCGAGCAGCGCGGACACTGGACGGCCGCCGAGCTGCTCCAGGCCGCGACCGCCGCCGGGCACGCCTCTCTGGGCTTCCCCGACGCGGGCATGCTCGTGCCGGGCGCGTGGGCGGACCTGGTGTCCGTGCGACTGGATTCGGTCCGTACGGCGGGCGCGTCCGCCGGTGGCGCCCCGGAGATGGTGGTCTTCGCCGCGACGGCCGCGGATGTGCACTCGGTGGTGTCGGGCGGCAACCGGGTCGTGGTGGATGGCCGGCACGCGCTCGGGAACGTCGGTGCGCTGCTCGGCGAGGCGATCGCCGAGGCGCGGGGAGAGAAGGAGTGA
- the hutI gene encoding imidazolonepropionase, with translation MRSERPVSVLFDRIGLLYTGDPEREEIENAALVIEDGRVAWAGAAGEDPGADERVDVGGRCVIPGFVDSHAHLVFAGDRTAEFAARMSGEPYTAGGIRTTVAATRAAPGDLLASRTAALVTEMLAQGTTTVEIKSGYGLTVEDERRSLEIARRFTAETTYLGAHIVPPGVSSADDYVRTVTGEMLTACAPYARWVDVFCERGAFDADQSREILLAGVKAGLLPRIHANQLGNGPGAQIAAEVGAASADHCTHLTAEDVLALSSAGVVATLLPGAEFSTRSPYPDARRLLDAGVTVALATDCNPGSSFTSSMPFCLALAVREMRMTPLEAVRAATYGGARALRRDDVGTVRAGARGDLVVLDAPSYVHLAYRPGVPLVAQVWREGRRLV, from the coding sequence ATGAGGAGTGAGCGGCCGGTGAGTGTGCTCTTTGATCGGATCGGACTGCTCTACACCGGGGATCCGGAGCGGGAGGAGATCGAGAACGCCGCCCTGGTGATCGAGGACGGCCGGGTCGCATGGGCCGGAGCCGCAGGCGAGGACCCCGGCGCCGACGAGCGCGTGGACGTAGGCGGGCGCTGTGTGATCCCCGGCTTCGTCGACAGCCACGCCCATCTGGTCTTCGCCGGCGACCGCACGGCCGAGTTCGCCGCCCGCATGTCGGGGGAGCCCTACACGGCCGGGGGCATCCGCACCACGGTCGCCGCGACCCGTGCGGCCCCCGGCGACCTCCTGGCGAGCAGGACGGCCGCCCTGGTCACCGAGATGCTCGCCCAGGGAACCACCACCGTCGAGATCAAGAGCGGCTACGGCCTGACGGTCGAGGACGAGCGCCGCTCCCTGGAGATCGCCCGGCGGTTCACCGCGGAGACGACCTATCTGGGCGCTCACATCGTGCCACCCGGCGTGTCATCAGCCGACGACTACGTCCGTACGGTCACCGGGGAGATGCTCACGGCCTGCGCGCCGTACGCCAGGTGGGTCGACGTGTTCTGCGAGCGCGGCGCGTTCGACGCCGACCAGAGCAGGGAGATCCTGCTCGCCGGGGTGAAGGCCGGGCTGCTGCCGCGGATCCACGCCAACCAGCTCGGCAACGGTCCGGGCGCGCAGATCGCCGCCGAGGTGGGCGCCGCCTCGGCCGACCACTGCACCCACCTGACCGCCGAGGACGTCCTCGCGCTGTCCTCGGCCGGGGTGGTGGCCACCCTGCTGCCCGGCGCGGAGTTCTCCACTCGCTCGCCGTACCCGGACGCGCGCCGTCTGCTGGACGCGGGGGTGACCGTCGCACTGGCCACCGACTGCAATCCCGGCTCGTCCTTCACCTCCTCCATGCCGTTCTGCCTGGCGTTGGCGGTCCGCGAGATGCGGATGACGCCGCTGGAGGCGGTCAGGGCCGCCACCTACGGCGGAGCCAGGGCACTGCGCCGCGACGACGTCGGAACAGTGCGAGCGGGAGCCCGCGGTGACCTGGTGGTGCTGGACGCCCCCTCCTACGTCCACCTCGCCTACCGCCCCGGCGTGCCCCTGGTGGCTCAGGTCTGGCGGGAGGGCCGTCGCCTGGTTTGA
- a CDS encoding sigma-70 family RNA polymerase sigma factor: protein MARPTGNRTQDQQVTDRDLLGTYLAEIGRVPLLTAEEEVELAKRIEAGLFAEQLLDGGLAEPRIADAADEELERLAVSGQRAKDEFIQANLRLVVAVARKYSGRGMPLIDLVQEGNLGLVRAVEKFDYRRGYKFSTYATWWIRQSVGRAIHEQARPVRLPTHAGEQMTRLMRVRRDMLAEFDQEPTDADLATVLELPIERVRELRRWASDPVSLQLGVGDEDETELGDMIADETWADPEQQAMDILERERLEQWLTGLEGQTREMLRWRYGLMDGREHTLTEVGERYGIGRDRARRIERDALARLRKMAMAA from the coding sequence ATGGCAAGGCCGACGGGGAATCGGACGCAGGATCAGCAGGTCACCGACAGGGACCTGCTGGGGACCTACCTGGCTGAGATCGGGCGGGTTCCCCTGCTCACCGCGGAGGAGGAGGTCGAGCTCGCCAAGCGGATCGAGGCCGGCCTCTTCGCGGAGCAATTGCTGGACGGCGGACTGGCGGAACCGCGGATCGCGGACGCCGCCGATGAGGAGCTTGAACGGCTGGCAGTTTCGGGGCAGCGGGCCAAAGACGAATTCATCCAGGCCAATCTACGTCTTGTGGTGGCGGTCGCGCGCAAATACTCCGGACGGGGAATGCCGTTGATCGATCTGGTCCAGGAGGGAAATCTGGGCCTGGTGCGGGCGGTCGAGAAATTCGATTACCGGCGGGGCTACAAGTTCTCCACATACGCCACCTGGTGGATCCGGCAGTCCGTGGGCCGTGCGATCCACGAGCAGGCCCGGCCGGTCCGGCTGCCCACCCACGCGGGTGAGCAGATGACCCGGTTGATGCGGGTCCGGCGCGACATGCTGGCCGAGTTCGACCAGGAGCCGACGGACGCCGATCTGGCCACGGTGCTGGAGTTGCCGATCGAGCGGGTCCGCGAGCTGCGCCGCTGGGCGTCCGACCCCGTCTCCCTCCAGCTCGGCGTGGGCGACGAGGACGAGACCGAGCTCGGCGACATGATCGCTGACGAGACCTGGGCCGACCCGGAGCAGCAGGCCATGGACATCCTGGAGCGGGAGCGCCTGGAGCAGTGGCTGACGGGACTGGAAGGCCAGACCCGCGAGATGCTCCGCTGGCGTTACGGCCTGATGGACGGCCGCGAGCACACGCTGACCGAGGTCGGCGAGCGCTACGGCATCGGCCGCGACCGCGCCCGCCGCATCGAGCGCGACGCGCTGGCCCGGTTGCGGAAGATGGCCATGGCTGCCTGA